A part of Neovison vison isolate M4711 chromosome 8, ASM_NN_V1, whole genome shotgun sequence genomic DNA contains:
- the PRND gene encoding prion-like protein doppel, which translates to MRKHLGGCWLAIVCVLLFSQLSAVKARGIKHRIKWNRKAVPSTSQVTEARTAETRPGAFIKQGRKLDVDLGAEGNRYYEANYWQFPDGIHYNGCSEANVTREKFVSGCINATQVANQEELSREKQDNKLYQRVLWRLIRELCSIKHCDFWLERGAGLRVSVDQPVLLCLLVFIWFIVK; encoded by the coding sequence ATGAGGAAGCATCTGGGCGGATGCTGGTTGGCCATTGTCTGTGTCCTGCTGTTCAGCCAGCTCTCTGCAGTCAAGGCCAGAGGCATCAAGCACCGAATCAAGTGGAACCGGAAGGCCGTGCCCAGTACCTCGCAGGTCACCGAGGCGCGCACGGCGGAGACCCGCCCCGGAGCCTTCATCAAGCAAGGCCGGAAGCTGGATGTCGACCTGGGAGCGGAGGGCAACAGGTACTACGAGGCCAACTACTGGCAGTTCCCTGACGGGATCCACTACAATGGCTGCTCAGAGGCCAACGTGACCAGGGAGAAGTTCGTGAGCGGCTGCATCAATGCCACCCAGGTGGCGAACCAGGAGGAGCTGTCCCGAGAGAAACAGGACAACAAGCTTTACCAGCGGGTCCTGTGGCGGCTGATCAGGGAGCTCTGCTCCATCAAGCACTGTGATTTTTGGTTGGAGAGGGGAGCGGGACTTCGGGTCAGTGTGGACCAGCCcgtgctgctctgcctgctggttTTCATTTGGTTTATTGTGAAATAA